From Nonlabens sp. Ci31, the proteins below share one genomic window:
- a CDS encoding BamA/TamA family outer membrane protein, producing MKHTYALIIYMLFLNLGICQNNQLQLAFKKTRVSPADSLVQILLKDRNSLQLTDSIRASLWKKGYLNLLIHKQQKINDSLQQLEIVLNRKYSHVRMKEDTVLGKEVMKVISLSRKRNFIPINEIENFLSELNNRVKQEGFPFTKTKLANFKFDHTDTIEATLTISQRRKRFINRITVKGYDKFPTNTLQNFTKRKNTYNDRTIERLEKSLDNMPFVKKTKETEVLFKQDSTTVFIYLEKIKTNSADGLIGFNNSNKGKLELNGYVNLKLQNNLDRAETFLLEYRNDNGDQTRFTTSIDLPYLWKTPLGINSMLEIQRRDSTYQRTSITAGLFYKPDWSSTLGINYISTTSTATGQDANLEDFSKNGIELRTEIKKQTTDLLMPENLWLTTRIGMNKRTIENNSENQFNFHATFLKLWHLSYRSKFLGRLTSTYLKSDNIQFNELYQFGGLGSIRGFNQNSIDSSFYTTLATEYRYRLNDQIYLHSILDIGVFENFNSKKLDELYGFGGGIAILTQAGILNLSIANGRFDDAKVDLSSTVAHINLKINF from the coding sequence TTGAAACACACCTACGCCCTTATTATATACATGCTATTTTTAAATCTGGGCATTTGTCAGAACAATCAACTCCAATTGGCCTTTAAAAAAACAAGGGTTTCTCCAGCAGACTCCCTTGTACAGATTCTTTTGAAAGACAGAAACAGCCTCCAACTAACCGACAGCATTAGAGCATCCCTATGGAAAAAGGGATACCTGAACCTTCTTATCCATAAGCAACAAAAGATCAATGACAGTTTACAACAATTAGAAATCGTACTCAACAGGAAGTATTCTCACGTGCGTATGAAGGAAGATACCGTTCTTGGGAAAGAGGTTATGAAAGTGATTTCGCTTTCGCGAAAGCGAAACTTCATTCCAATAAATGAAATTGAAAATTTTCTATCTGAACTCAACAATCGCGTGAAACAGGAAGGATTTCCTTTTACCAAAACCAAACTAGCCAATTTTAAATTTGACCACACCGATACCATTGAGGCTACCTTAACGATTTCTCAGAGAAGAAAAAGATTTATAAACCGCATAACAGTCAAGGGATATGACAAATTCCCTACCAATACCTTACAAAATTTTACTAAAAGAAAAAACACCTATAACGATAGAACTATTGAGCGACTAGAGAAAAGTCTTGACAATATGCCTTTTGTTAAAAAAACGAAAGAAACAGAAGTCTTATTCAAACAAGATAGCACCACGGTGTTTATATATCTAGAAAAGATAAAAACAAATAGTGCCGATGGTTTGATAGGTTTTAATAATTCGAATAAGGGTAAACTAGAACTAAACGGTTATGTAAACCTTAAACTTCAAAACAATCTGGATAGAGCAGAGACATTTCTTCTAGAATACAGGAACGACAATGGCGACCAAACACGATTTACAACAAGTATAGACCTTCCATACTTATGGAAAACACCTCTAGGTATCAATTCTATGCTGGAGATACAAAGGCGCGACAGTACCTACCAAAGAACATCTATAACAGCTGGACTGTTTTACAAACCCGACTGGAGCAGTACATTAGGAATCAATTATATCAGCACTACCTCTACGGCTACAGGACAAGATGCCAACTTAGAAGATTTTTCCAAAAACGGTATAGAACTAAGAACAGAGATTAAAAAGCAGACTACAGACCTTTTGATGCCAGAAAACCTATGGCTAACTACCCGTATAGGGATGAATAAAAGGACTATTGAAAACAATTCTGAAAATCAATTCAATTTTCACGCAACCTTTTTAAAGTTGTGGCATCTAAGTTATAGAAGTAAGTTTTTAGGTAGGTTGACAAGTACCTATTTAAAGTCTGATAATATCCAGTTCAATGAGCTTTATCAATTCGGCGGTCTGGGAAGTATTAGAGGATTTAACCAAAACAGCATAGATAGCTCTTTCTATACCACGCTCGCAACTGAGTATAGATACCGTTTAAATGATCAAATCTACCTACACAGTATTCTAGATATAGGGGTGTTTGAGAATTTTAATAGTAAAAAGCTTGATGAATTATACGGATTTGGTGGTGGGATTGCAATTTTAACACAGGCTGGAATTTTAAATTTAAGCATCGCTAACGGCCGTTTTGATGATGCTAAAGTGGACTTATCCAGCACAGTAGCTCACATCAACCTAAAGATAAACTTCTAA
- the rpsL gene encoding 30S ribosomal protein S12 → MPTISQLVRKGRAKITKKSKSAALDSCPQRRGVCTRVYTTTPKKPNSAMRKVARVRLTNGKEVNAYIPGEGHNLQEHSIVLVRGGRVKDLPGVRYHIVRGALDTAGVADRTQRRSKYGAKRPKK, encoded by the coding sequence ATGCCAACGATTTCACAATTAGTACGTAAAGGAAGAGCCAAAATAACCAAGAAGAGTAAATCGGCTGCTTTAGATTCATGTCCTCAACGTCGTGGAGTATGTACTCGTGTTTACACCACAACACCAAAGAAGCCTAACTCAGCAATGAGAAAGGTTGCTCGTGTTAGACTTACCAACGGTAAGGAAGTAAACGCGTACATTCCAGGAGAAGGACACAATCTACAGGAGCATTCGATAGTATTGGTTAGAGGTGGAAGGGTAAAAGATTTGCCAGGAGTTAGATATCACATTGTGCGAGGAGCACTGGACACCGCTGGTGTTGCAGACCGTACACAACGTAGATCTAAATACGGTGCAAAACGCCCTAAGAAGTAA
- the rpsG gene encoding 30S ribosomal protein S7, whose amino-acid sequence MRKRQAKKRPILPDPRFKDQLVTRFVNMMMLHGKKSTAFKLFYDAMDIVEEKNQDEEKTSLEVWKDALSNVMPHVEVRSRRVGGATFQIPMQIRPDRKISTAMKWLISYSRKRNEKSFSVRLASEILAAAKEEGAAVKKKVDTHKMAEANKAFSHFRF is encoded by the coding sequence ATGAGAAAAAGACAGGCCAAGAAGCGTCCTATCCTTCCGGATCCACGCTTTAAAGACCAGCTAGTAACACGTTTCGTTAACATGATGATGTTACACGGAAAGAAGTCTACAGCGTTCAAACTTTTTTATGATGCAATGGATATCGTAGAGGAGAAAAATCAAGATGAAGAGAAAACTTCACTAGAAGTGTGGAAAGATGCGTTATCCAACGTTATGCCACATGTAGAAGTGCGTTCCCGCCGTGTAGGTGGAGCAACTTTTCAAATTCCAATGCAAATCAGACCAGATAGAAAAATCTCTACTGCTATGAAATGGTTGATTAGTTACTCTCGTAAGCGTAATGAGAAATCATTTTCTGTAAGACTAGCTTCTGAAATTCTAGCTGCGGCTAAGGAAGAAGGTGCCGCTGTTAAAAAGAAAGTGGATACTCATAAAATGGCTGAAGCAAATAAAGCATTTTCACACTTTAGATTCTAA
- the fusA gene encoding elongation factor G, which yields MAQRDLKYTRNIGIAAHIDAGKTTTTERILFYTGVSHKIGEVHDGAATMDWMEQEQERGITITSAATTCTWKFPMENAEPLPETKDYHFNIIDTPGHVDFTVEVNRSLRVLDGLVFLFSAVDGVEPQSETNWRLADNYKVPRIGFVNKMDRQGSNFLAVCQQVKDMLKSNAVPIVLNIGDEDEFKGIIDLVKNRAIVWHDDTQGATFDVVAIPEELKEESRKYRGMLIEEVAAYDENLLEKYMEDEDSITEDEVHAALRAAVMDMSIIPMICGSAFKNKGVQFLLDAVCRYLPAPTDKEGIYGINPNTEEKELRRPDVNEPFAALAFKIATDPFVGRLAFFRAYSGRLDAGSYILNNRSGKKERISRIYQMHSNKQNAIDYIEAGDIGAAVGFKDIKTGDTMTDEKHPIVLESMDFPDPVIGIAVEPKTKADVDKMGMALAKLAEEDPTFQVRTDEASGQTIISGMGELHLDIIVDRMRREFKVELNQGQPQVEYKEAITRAATHRETYKKQSGGRGKFGDIVFTIEPAEPTEEGKIEEGLQFVNKIKGGNVPKEFIPAIEKGFRESMKAGPLAGFEMDSMRVTLTDGSFHPVDSDALSFELAAKMGYKASAKSAGAVILEPIMKLEVITPEENMGDIVGDLNRRRGQVNDMSDRNGAKVVKADVPLSEMFGYVTTLRTLSSGRATSTMSFSHYAETPSNISEEVIAATKGNN from the coding sequence ATGGCACAAAGAGATTTAAAATACACAAGAAATATTGGTATTGCTGCGCACATTGATGCGGGTAAAACCACTACGACAGAGCGTATTCTTTTTTACACAGGAGTAAGTCATAAGATAGGTGAAGTACATGATGGTGCTGCTACTATGGACTGGATGGAGCAAGAGCAGGAACGTGGTATTACCATTACTTCTGCAGCTACTACTTGTACATGGAAATTTCCAATGGAAAATGCAGAGCCGTTACCAGAAACTAAAGATTATCATTTTAATATTATAGACACACCAGGTCACGTTGACTTTACTGTGGAAGTTAATAGATCGTTACGTGTCCTTGATGGATTGGTATTTTTATTTAGTGCCGTTGATGGTGTGGAGCCTCAATCGGAAACTAACTGGAGACTTGCTGATAACTATAAAGTGCCTCGTATAGGTTTTGTAAACAAAATGGACCGTCAAGGTTCTAACTTTCTTGCTGTTTGTCAGCAGGTAAAAGACATGTTGAAATCTAACGCAGTGCCGATTGTTTTAAACATTGGTGATGAGGATGAATTTAAAGGAATCATTGACCTTGTTAAAAACCGTGCTATTGTATGGCATGACGATACTCAAGGAGCGACATTTGATGTGGTCGCTATTCCTGAGGAATTGAAAGAAGAGTCCAGAAAATATCGTGGAATGCTTATCGAAGAGGTAGCTGCATATGATGAGAACTTACTGGAAAAATATATGGAGGATGAAGACTCTATTACGGAAGATGAAGTGCATGCTGCCCTTCGTGCCGCTGTAATGGATATGTCTATTATTCCTATGATTTGTGGGTCTGCATTTAAAAATAAAGGTGTTCAGTTTTTATTAGATGCTGTATGTCGTTATTTACCTGCTCCTACAGATAAAGAGGGTATTTATGGTATCAATCCTAATACCGAAGAAAAAGAATTGCGTAGACCAGATGTGAATGAGCCTTTTGCCGCTCTTGCATTTAAAATTGCTACAGACCCATTTGTTGGTCGTTTAGCTTTCTTCCGCGCTTATTCTGGACGTCTAGATGCGGGTTCTTACATTCTTAACAACCGCTCAGGTAAAAAAGAACGTATTTCACGTATTTATCAGATGCACTCTAACAAACAAAATGCTATCGATTATATCGAGGCAGGAGACATAGGTGCAGCAGTAGGTTTTAAAGACATCAAGACTGGGGATACCATGACTGATGAAAAGCACCCTATTGTTTTGGAATCAATGGACTTTCCAGATCCAGTTATCGGTATCGCAGTAGAGCCAAAAACTAAGGCAGATGTGGATAAAATGGGTATGGCTTTAGCTAAACTTGCTGAAGAAGATCCTACATTCCAGGTTAGAACTGATGAAGCCTCAGGACAGACGATTATCTCTGGAATGGGTGAGTTACACTTAGACATTATTGTGGACCGTATGCGTCGCGAGTTTAAGGTGGAGCTTAATCAAGGTCAACCGCAAGTAGAGTATAAAGAAGCTATTACAAGAGCTGCAACTCACAGAGAAACTTATAAAAAGCAATCTGGTGGTCGTGGTAAATTTGGAGACATTGTATTTACTATTGAGCCTGCTGAACCAACGGAGGAAGGTAAAATAGAAGAAGGTCTTCAATTTGTAAATAAAATCAAAGGTGGTAATGTTCCTAAGGAATTTATCCCTGCCATTGAGAAAGGTTTTCGTGAATCAATGAAAGCAGGTCCTCTTGCCGGATTTGAGATGGATAGTATGAGAGTAACATTGACTGATGGATCGTTCCACCCTGTGGATTCTGATGCACTTTCATTTGAACTTGCTGCTAAAATGGGTTATAAGGCTTCTGCAAAATCTGCTGGTGCTGTAATTCTAGAACCTATTATGAAACTTGAAGTTATTACTCCAGAAGAAAACATGGGTGATATCGTAGGTGACCTTAACCGTCGTCGTGGTCAAGTGAATGATATGAGTGACCGTAATGGTGCTAAGGTTGTTAAAGCTGATGTGCCGTTGTCTGAGATGTTTGGTTATGTAACAACCTTACGTACGCTTTCTTCTGGTCGCGCAACTTCCACAATGTCATTTTCACATTATGCTGAGACTCCTTCTAACATTAGTGAAGAAGTAATCGCAGCAACAAAAGGTAACAATTAA
- the rpsJ gene encoding 30S ribosomal protein S10, with translation MSQKIRIKLKSYDYMLVDKSAEKIVKTVKSTGAVVTGPIPLPTHKKIFTVLRSPHVNKKSREQFQLSSYKRLLDIYSSSSKTIDALMKLELPSGVEVEIKV, from the coding sequence ATGAGTCAAAAAATCAGAATTAAACTTAAGTCTTACGATTATATGCTGGTGGATAAATCTGCTGAAAAAATCGTAAAAACTGTAAAAAGTACAGGTGCTGTTGTAACTGGACCTATTCCACTTCCAACACACAAAAAAATCTTTACAGTATTAAGATCTCCTCACGTAAATAAAAAATCTCGTGAGCAGTTTCAATTGAGTTCCTACAAGAGGCTTCTTGACATTTATAGTTCTTCTTCAAAGACTATAGATGCGCTTATGAAGTTAGAGCTTCCTAGTGGAGTTGAAGTGGAAATCAAGGTATAA
- the rplC gene encoding 50S ribosomal protein L3: MSGLIGRKIGMTSIYDENGKNMPCTIIEAGPCVVTQVRTEEVDGYAALQLGFDDKSDKNASKAAQGHFKKAGTGVKRKVAEFKRFDKEYNLGDSVTVDMFTEGEFVDVAGTSKGKGFQGVVKRHGFGGVGQATHGQHNRLRAPGSIGAASYPARVFKGMRMGGQMGNEKVKVQNLRVLKVVSEKNLLVVKGCIPGHKNSYVIVQK; the protein is encoded by the coding sequence ATGTCTGGGTTAATAGGAAGAAAAATCGGAATGACTAGTATTTATGACGAGAATGGTAAGAATATGCCATGTACGATCATAGAGGCGGGTCCTTGCGTTGTTACCCAAGTCAGAACTGAAGAGGTAGACGGATACGCTGCTTTGCAATTAGGTTTCGATGACAAATCAGACAAGAATGCTTCTAAAGCAGCTCAAGGGCACTTTAAGAAAGCAGGAACTGGTGTCAAGAGAAAAGTTGCTGAATTCAAACGTTTTGATAAGGAGTACAATTTAGGTGATTCAGTCACCGTAGATATGTTCACAGAAGGTGAATTTGTCGATGTGGCGGGAACGTCAAAAGGTAAAGGTTTTCAAGGTGTTGTGAAACGTCACGGTTTTGGTGGTGTTGGACAAGCGACACATGGTCAACACAACCGTTTAAGAGCTCCTGGTTCTATCGGTGCTGCGTCTTATCCTGCACGTGTATTCAAAGGAATGCGCATGGGTGGTCAGATGGGTAACGAAAAAGTAAAAGTTCAAAATTTAAGAGTATTAAAAGTTGTTTCTGAAAAGAACCTTTTAGTGGTGAAAGGTTGTATACCTGGACATAAAAACTCTTATGTAATCGTACAGAAATAA
- the rplD gene encoding 50S ribosomal protein L4 — protein MKIAVLDLKGKETGRQVELSDDIFGIEPSEHAIYLDVKQYLANQRQGTHKAKARAEITGSTRKIKKQKGTGTARAGSIKSPIFRGGGRIFGPLPRSYSFKLNKGQKRLARRSALSKKVAEGMLTVVENFNFEAPRTKDFIEVLEGLGLNNKKSLFVLGGSNNNVYLSSRNLKGSDVITNSELSTYKILNAANVVLLEGSLEGIQETLSK, from the coding sequence ATGAAGATAGCAGTATTAGATTTAAAAGGAAAAGAAACTGGCCGTCAGGTAGAGTTATCTGATGATATTTTTGGTATCGAGCCTAGTGAGCATGCTATTTATTTAGATGTGAAGCAGTATTTGGCAAATCAGCGTCAAGGTACACACAAAGCTAAGGCACGTGCAGAGATTACAGGAAGTACACGTAAGATAAAGAAGCAAAAAGGAACAGGTACAGCTCGTGCTGGTTCTATCAAGTCTCCTATCTTTAGAGGTGGTGGTCGTATTTTCGGTCCATTGCCCCGTAGTTATTCATTTAAACTGAATAAAGGACAGAAGAGACTAGCTCGTAGAAGTGCATTAAGCAAAAAGGTTGCTGAAGGTATGTTAACCGTAGTTGAGAACTTCAATTTTGAGGCACCAAGGACAAAGGATTTTATTGAAGTTTTAGAAGGTTTAGGACTTAATAATAAAAAATCCCTATTTGTGTTGGGTGGATCAAATAATAATGTATATTTGTCTTCGCGAAATTTGAAGGGCTCTGATGTGATAACAAACTCAGAATTAAGCACTTACAAAATTTTAAATGCTGCTAACGTAGTACTTTTGGAAGGTTCGCTAGAAGGAATTCAAGAAACTTTAAGTAAATAA
- the rplW gene encoding 50S ribosomal protein L23 — protein sequence MSILIKPIITEKATRDSELLNRYGFEVSSKANKVQIKKEVEASYGVTVLKVRTMNTRINRNTKYTKSGIQVGKTSARKKAFVQLKDGETIDLYSNL from the coding sequence ATGAGCATTTTAATAAAACCTATTATTACTGAGAAGGCAACTAGAGATAGTGAGCTCCTAAATCGTTACGGTTTTGAAGTGTCTTCCAAGGCTAATAAAGTTCAAATCAAAAAAGAAGTTGAAGCGTCTTATGGGGTAACTGTTCTTAAAGTAAGAACGATGAACACTCGTATCAATCGCAATACTAAATATACTAAATCAGGGATTCAAGTTGGTAAAACTAGTGCTCGTAAAAAAGCATTTGTACAACTTAAAGATGGTGAAACCATTGATCTTTATAGTAATCTATAA
- the rplB gene encoding 50S ribosomal protein L2, which produces MSVRKLKPVTPGQRFRVVNGYDAITTDKPEKSLLAPKKRSGGRNDSGRMTMRYKGGGHKRRYRIIDFKRNHHGVPATVASIEYDPNRTAFIALVNYQDGEKRYIVAQNGLKVGQNIVSGETALPEVGNAMKLSQIPLGSIISCIELRPGQGATIARSAGSFSQLMARDGKYARVKMPSGETRLILQECLATIGAVSNSDHQLVVGGKAGRSRWLGRRPRTRPVVMNPVDHPMGGGEGKSSGGHPRSRNGIPAKGYRTRDKNKASTQYIIERRKK; this is translated from the coding sequence ATGTCAGTAAGAAAATTAAAACCTGTAACTCCTGGACAGCGATTTAGAGTTGTAAATGGCTACGACGCCATTACAACTGATAAGCCGGAGAAGAGTTTACTCGCTCCGAAAAAACGTTCAGGTGGTCGTAATGATAGTGGTCGTATGACTATGCGTTACAAAGGTGGTGGTCATAAAAGACGCTACCGTATCATCGATTTCAAAAGAAATCATCACGGTGTTCCAGCAACTGTTGCTAGCATAGAGTACGATCCAAACCGTACCGCTTTTATCGCTCTTGTGAATTATCAGGATGGTGAAAAGCGTTATATCGTAGCACAGAACGGCCTTAAGGTAGGTCAGAATATCGTGTCTGGTGAAACGGCACTTCCAGAGGTTGGAAATGCTATGAAACTATCGCAAATTCCGTTAGGATCAATCATTAGTTGTATTGAATTGCGCCCAGGTCAAGGAGCTACTATTGCTCGTAGTGCTGGTTCTTTTTCCCAGTTGATGGCAAGAGATGGCAAGTACGCTAGGGTTAAAATGCCTTCAGGAGAAACGAGATTGATTTTGCAAGAATGTCTTGCTACTATAGGTGCTGTTTCTAACAGTGATCACCAATTAGTGGTAGGTGGTAAGGCAGGTAGATCTAGATGGTTAGGTAGAAGACCTAGAACTCGTCCAGTAGTGATGAACCCTGTTGATCACCCAATGGGTGGTGGAGAAGGTAAGTCTTCTGGAGGTCATCCAAGATCTCGTAATGGTATTCCTGCTAAAGGATATCGTACACGCGACAAGAATAAAGCAAGTACTCAATATATAATAGAACGTAGAAAGAAATAA
- the rpsS gene encoding 30S ribosomal protein S19, with product MARSLKKGPYVFHKLESKVAQNIESGKKTVIKTWSRASMITPDFVGQTIAVHNGRQFVPVFVTENMVGHKLGEFSPTRSYRGHGGAKNKGKK from the coding sequence ATGGCTCGTTCACTTAAAAAAGGACCTTACGTATTTCATAAACTTGAATCTAAGGTGGCTCAAAACATTGAGTCGGGAAAGAAAACTGTTATCAAAACTTGGTCACGTGCATCTATGATCACACCAGATTTTGTTGGTCAAACAATTGCTGTTCATAATGGACGTCAGTTTGTTCCTGTGTTTGTTACAGAAAACATGGTTGGACACAAACTTGGTGAATTTTCACCTACTAGATCCTATAGGGGTCATGGTGGTGCAAAGAACAAAGGTAAAAAATAA
- the rplV gene encoding 50S ribosomal protein L22 gives MGVRKRQTAERLKEERSKIAFAKLNNCPTSPRKMRLVADIIRGKKVEDALNILKFSSKEAARRLDKLVLSAVANWQAKNEDADVAEAGLIIKEIRVDGGAMLKRLRPAPQGRAHRIRKRSNHVTLVLGQTNTVEAN, from the coding sequence ATGGGAGTTCGTAAACGACAAACGGCTGAAAGGCTAAAAGAAGAGAGAAGTAAAATTGCTTTTGCAAAGCTTAATAATTGCCCTACTTCACCTCGTAAAATGAGATTAGTGGCTGATATAATCAGAGGAAAAAAAGTGGAGGATGCTTTAAACATTCTTAAGTTTTCTTCCAAAGAAGCTGCTAGAAGATTGGACAAGCTTGTGCTTAGTGCTGTTGCAAATTGGCAGGCTAAGAATGAAGATGCTGATGTAGCTGAAGCCGGTCTTATTATCAAAGAGATAAGAGTTGACGGTGGTGCAATGTTAAAAAGGTTGCGTCCTGCTCCACAGGGTAGAGCGCATAGAATAAGAAAAAGATCAAACCATGTTACTCTTGTGTTAGGTCAAACTAATACCGTAGAGGCTAACTAA
- the rpsC gene encoding 30S ribosomal protein S3, whose translation MGQKTNPIGNRLGIIRGWESNWYGGNDYGDKLAEDDKIRKYIHARLSKASVSRIIIERTLKLVTVTITTARPGIIIGKGGSEVDRLKEELKKISGKDVQINIHEIKRPELDAHLVGSSIARQIENRISYRRAIKMAIAAAMRMNAEGIKVQISGRLNGAEMARSEYFKDGRIPLSTFRADIDYALVESHTTYGRIGVKVWIMKGEVYGKRDLSPLVGLAKKQQGNKGGGANPRGGSSRRRRNNNS comes from the coding sequence ATGGGACAGAAAACAAATCCAATAGGAAATCGTTTAGGTATCATCCGCGGATGGGAATCTAACTGGTATGGTGGAAATGACTATGGAGATAAGTTAGCAGAGGATGATAAAATACGTAAGTATATTCATGCTCGTTTATCAAAGGCAAGCGTATCTCGCATTATCATTGAGCGCACTTTGAAACTGGTTACGGTTACTATTACAACTGCTAGACCTGGTATTATTATCGGTAAAGGTGGTTCTGAAGTAGATCGTTTAAAAGAAGAATTGAAAAAAATATCTGGTAAGGATGTTCAAATCAATATTCATGAGATCAAGAGACCTGAATTAGATGCTCATTTAGTTGGCTCTAGTATTGCAAGACAAATTGAAAACCGTATCTCCTATAGACGCGCTATCAAAATGGCTATTGCAGCTGCTATGAGAATGAATGCTGAGGGTATCAAAGTTCAAATCTCCGGTAGATTAAATGGTGCGGAGATGGCAAGATCTGAATATTTTAAAGATGGTCGTATACCGCTTTCTACTTTTCGTGCTGACATAGACTATGCATTAGTTGAGTCACACACTACTTATGGTAGAATAGGAGTGAAGGTCTGGATTATGAAAGGTGAGGTTTATGGTAAACGTGATCTTTCTCCTCTAGTAGGACTTGCAAAGAAACAACAAGGAAATAAAGGTGGTGGTGCTAACCCTCGTGGTGGTAGTAGTCGTCGTCGTCGAAATAATAATAGCTAG
- the rplP gene encoding 50S ribosomal protein L16, which translates to MLQPRKTKFRKQQKGRMKGDSGRGNQLAYGTFGIKSLDTNFINSRQIEAARIAATRFMKREGSLWIKIFPDKPITKKPLEVRMGKGKGNVEYWAAVVKPGRILFEISGVPQAVAQEALRLAAQKLPVKTKFIVARDYQE; encoded by the coding sequence ATGTTACAACCTAGAAAAACAAAATTTAGAAAACAGCAAAAGGGTCGCATGAAAGGTGATTCTGGACGTGGTAACCAGCTAGCCTACGGGACTTTTGGAATTAAATCGTTAGATACTAATTTCATCAACTCCAGGCAAATTGAGGCAGCACGTATTGCGGCGACTCGATTTATGAAGAGAGAAGGTTCTTTGTGGATTAAAATATTTCCGGACAAGCCTATTACTAAGAAGCCTCTCGAGGTTCGTATGGGTAAAGGTAAGGGTAATGTTGAGTATTGGGCAGCGGTTGTTAAACCAGGTAGAATTCTTTTTGAAATTTCTGGTGTACCTCAAGCTGTTGCGCAAGAGGCGTTACGTCTGGCAGCACAAAAATTACCAGTTAAAACTAAATTCATAGTCGCTCGCGATTATCAAGAATAG
- the rpmC gene encoding 50S ribosomal protein L29, which yields MKQSEVKGYSQEELKDKLVESQVAYGDLKRTHSMSPLDNPTQITKLRKTIARIKTAINNK from the coding sequence ATGAAACAATCAGAAGTTAAAGGATATTCCCAAGAGGAATTAAAAGACAAACTTGTGGAATCACAAGTTGCTTACGGAGATTTAAAGAGAACTCATAGTATGTCACCATTAGATAATCCTACACAGATTACTAAATTGCGTAAGACTATTGCGAGAATCAAGACGGCGATCAATAATAAATAG
- the rpsQ gene encoding 30S ribosomal protein S17 codes for METRNLRKERVGVVKSNKMDKSIVVTEVKRQKHPMYGKFVLKTKKYVAHDEKNECNEGDTVRIMETRPLSKSKNWRLVEILERAK; via the coding sequence ATGGAGACTAGAAATTTAAGAAAAGAACGTGTAGGAGTTGTTAAGAGTAACAAAATGGATAAAAGCATTGTGGTTACTGAAGTCAAAAGACAAAAGCACCCTATGTATGGAAAGTTTGTTCTGAAGACAAAAAAATATGTTGCTCATGATGAAAAGAATGAGTGCAATGAAGGCGATACTGTACGTATTATGGAGACTCGTCCTTTAAGTAAGTCTAAGAATTGGAGATTAGTAGAAATATTAGAAAGAGCTAAGTAA
- the rplN gene encoding 50S ribosomal protein L14, with protein sequence MVQQESRLKVADNTGAKEVLCIRVLGGTKRRYASVGDKIVVSVKESTPNGNIKKGAVSTAVVVRTKKEVRRPDGSYIRFDDNACVLLNPTSDMRGTRVFGPVARELRDRQFMKIVSLAPEVL encoded by the coding sequence ATGGTACAACAAGAATCTAGATTAAAAGTAGCTGACAATACTGGTGCAAAGGAAGTTCTTTGTATACGTGTATTGGGCGGTACTAAAAGGAGATATGCTTCCGTAGGAGACAAAATTGTTGTTTCTGTTAAGGAGTCTACTCCGAATGGTAATATAAAGAAGGGTGCAGTTTCAACTGCAGTTGTTGTACGTACTAAGAAAGAGGTAAGGAGACCAGATGGTTCTTACATCCGTTTTGACGACAATGCTTGTGTTTTATTAAACCCAACTTCTGACATGAGAGGTACTCGTGTTTTTGGACCAGTTGCACGTGAATTACGTGACCGACAGTTCATGAAAATTGTTTCACTCGCTCCAGAAGTTCTATAA